The following is a genomic window from Thiomicrorhabdus sp..
CTGGCCAGTATCAGTTCGGTGTCGCGTTTTCGGATTCGCAGTCGAACCGAAGACGACACCGCCGCATGGAGTTTGCATTCCGAAGGGGAAGGTCGCTGGGGCGAGTTGCAGCCGAGTGCCGGGCGCGTCGGCACGGAGGTGGAAGTGCGCGATTTGTTTTTCAATACCCCGGCGCGGAAAAAATTCCTGCGTGCTGCGCGTACCGAATTCAGCCATATCGATCAGCTGGTCAAACGGGTTATGCTGAGTCGTTCCGATGTGGCTTTTAAGTTTGTGCATAACCAGAAAACCGTACGTCAGGTGCATGCCGTCGAAAATGACGAAGGGGCTTTGCAGCGTCTGGCAACTTTGATGGGCGGAGACTTTGCCCGGCAGTCTTTGAGTATTGAATTTGAAAACGCAGACATTCGTCTGCGTGGCTGGGCCGGGTTGCCGACTTTTAATCGCAGTCAGGCTGATATGCAGTATCTGTTTGTAAATGGGCGAATCGTTCGTGATCGTTTACTGTCGTATGCGGTTAAGCAGGCTTATGCGGATGTGCTTTATCACGGGCGCCAACCGGCTTATGTCCTGTTTGTGGAAATTCCGTTTGACCTGGTGGATGTCAATGTTCACCCGGCCAAGTATGAAGTGCGCTTTGCCAATGGGAGCTGGGTTTATGACTTTCTGCGTAGAAGCGTGCGGGATTCGGTTTCCCGACCACTGGCGGCACCATCCGGGAGTGGGGGGCAGATGCCGGTAGCGAACCCTGCTGTCGAAACCGCTAAGGCCGGTTCTGAAAACTCAGAATTTCTGAAAAATCATGTTCAAGTGGATTCTTATGGCGCCTACGGTTTCCAGAAGCCGCTTGAGTTGAATCGGAGAGGAAGTTATTCAAGCGAATTGCAGGCGGCCTTAACCGCCATGCCGACGGGCGCTTCGGTAGCCGAACCCCGCTTGGATTATGAGCCGGATGGGGAAATGCCGCCTTTAGGTTTTGCCAAGGCGCAGCTGCACGGCGTTTTCATTCTGGCGGAAAATGCCAGAGGAGTGGTTCTGGTGGACATGCATGCGGCCCATGAGCGCGTTGTCTATGAGCGTCTCAAGGTTCAGTGGCAGGCGGCGCGGCTTGTGTCGCAGCCTTTGCTGGTTCCTATGTCAATGGCGCTTGAGGCTTCGCAATTGTCAGTTTGGCGTCTGCATGCCGACCTGTTTGCCCGCCTGGGCTTCGGGCTGGAGGAGTTGGGGCCGGAGCAGTTGAGAATTACCGAAGTTCCGGCGCTCTTGTCGAAAAGCGATGTGGTTAATCTGTTGCATGACATGATTGCCGATCTGAGTGCCATGGGGAACAGTGATCAGGTTGAACGCAAAATTAATGCGATTCTCTCGACCATGGCATGTCACGGGTCGGTGCGTGCCAACCGGAAGTTGACGGTTGAGGAAATGAATGCGTTACTCAGAGAGATGGAGGTGACGCTTTCTTCGGATCAGTGTAATCACGGTCGACCGACCTGGGTGCAATTGGATATGGCACAGCTGGACGGATTATTTATGCGTGGCCAGTGATTCCTTGGCCTGAATGTAACTGAATTATGACGGAAAATTATTTGAAAAGCGTGGATGAATTAATTCGCAGAAAAACGTGCCTGGCAATCATGGGACCGACGGCTTCGGGAAAAAGCGGCTTGTCGATGTTGCTGGCAAAAGCCTTGCCGATTGAAATCATCAGTGTGGATTCTGCTCTGGTTTATCGGGGGATGAATGTTGGAACGGCCAAGCCTAGCTCCGCTGAAATGCAAGCGGTTCCGCATCATTTGATCGATACGCATGGTGTTGATCAAAGCTATTCGGCTTCGGAATTTGTTGAAGACGCTTATCGTCTGGTTGAGGAGATTTTTGCGCGCAACCGTTTGCCGGTGTTCGTCGGTGGAACCATGATGTATTTCAACGCCTTGCAAAAAGGGATGTCGGATTTGCCCTCGGCCGATGAGGCGGTGCGGGAAAAGTTGTTGCAGCAATGGCAGGCGGAACCGCAATCGATGCACGAACGGCTGTGTGAGGTTGATCCGCAAGCGGCCGAGAGAATTCATCCAAACGATCCGCAGAGACTGATTCGTGCGCTGGAAGTGTTTGAAGTGACCGGAACACCGTTGAGCGAGTTTCAGGCGCAGCCGAAAAATGCCTTGAAAGCGTTTAAATTGATCAAGGTCGGTTTGATACCCGAAGATCGGGCCAGGCTGCATGCTCAGATTGAAGAGCGGTTTATGCAAATGCTGGAAGACGGGTTTCTGCAGGAGGTGAAAGGGCTCTACGAACGTGGCGATTTGAATGTCGAGATGACCTCGATCCGCAGTGTGGGTTATCGTCAGGCATGGCTGTTTCTGCAGGGTGAATATGATTACGAAACCTTTGTGCATAAAGCCGTTGTGGCGACGCGCCAATTGGCAAAACGTCAGTTGACCTGGCTCCGAAAAGAATCTGACATGCTGGTGCTGGATCCGTTTCAGATAACGGTTGAACAAAGGTTGCAGGCAGTGTTGAAAACCCTTGAGGATGAGGCGTCTTCGGAAATACTTGATGAGCCGAAGAAGGCTTTTATACACGGGATTGAGTCCGGCTGAGGAGGGAAATGATCCTTTTGTCTGCTGTTTACTCCAAAATATGTCTTTTAACGGTAAAACTTATTGCGAAAAAGGGCTGAAATCGCTATGGTATGCTTTCAAGATTCCTAAAAGTGAAAACGGCCTGTTTTGACTTGGCAATAATCAGGATGGCTTGAAAAGAACAGGGATGTCCCCCGGAAAATAAAATTAAAAATACAGAAAATAATATTAGGAAGCATCATGGAGAGTAAAAAAGTGGCAAAAGCGTTGCCGATTCAGGACCCTTATCTAAATGCCTTGCGCAAGGAACGCATCAGTGTGTCGATCTATCTGGTCAATGGCGTCAAGTTGCAGGGTAAGGTTGATTCTTTCGATCAGTTTGTCGTCCTGTTGCGCAGCAATGTTACTCAGATGGTTTATAAGCACGCCATTTCCACCATCGTGCCTATGCGCGATCCTAAGCCTTACGAACACGGTTCCGACGAACGGTCTTCTTCTGATCAGGACGCTTAATTTTTGATGTTGTTGCCGGCTCGTTATCATCCTGCTTTTTGTCAATTTGTTTTAAAATAAGCGATTTGGTGAAACGATAACGACGCATGGAATTATTTGATCGTCTCGAACGACGTGAATTGGAACGAGCTGTTCTGGTTCACGTCGATTTCCACAATGAAGCCGACCGTGAAGAGTTGGACGAATTCTACGAACTGGTCGATTCGGCCGGTGCGGAAATCTGCACCCTTATCTCGACAAAGCGCAACACCCCGGATCCGAAATTCTTTATCGGTAAGGGTAAGGCCGAGGAAGTTCAGCATGCGGTTGAACTCTTTGAAGCGGATGTGGTCATTGTTAATCATGCCTTGACTCCGGCTCAGGAGCGTAATCTTTCCTCTTTTCTCGACTGCCAGGTTCTTGACCGGGTCGGTTTGATTCTGGATATTTTCGCGCAGCGCGCCCGTTCTCACGAAGGGAAACTTCAAGTGGAATTGGCGCAGTTGAAACGTATGTCAACCCGCTTGGTAAAGGGCTGGAGCCATTTGGATCGTCAAGGCGGGATCGGTGCCCGTGGTCCGGGGGAAACGCAGCTGGAAACTGACCGACGTTTGATTCAAGGGCGGATTAAACAGTTGGAAGCCCGTATTGAAAAAGTTCGCAAACAGCGTGCTTTGGGGCGGCGATCGAGAACAAAGTCCGAATTGCCGACTATCACTATTGTCGGTTACACCAATGCAGGAAAATCTACTTTGTTTAACCAGATGACGACCGCCGGCGTCTATGCCGAAGATCGTCTGTTTGCAACGCTGGATTCGACTTTACGCAGAGTTCATCTCCCGGGAGCCGGGCCGGTCATTTTTGCCGATACAGTTGGCTTTATCCGTCATATCCCACACGATCTGGTGACGGCTTTCCGCTCGACATTGGAAGAAACACGTGAGGCCAGTCTGCTGATTCATCTGGTTGATGCATCCGATGTCCATCGGGAAGAAAAGATGCGGGATGTTTTCGAGGTGATTGACGAGGTTGGGGCCAGCGAAGTGCCGCAATTGCTGGTTTTTAATAAGGTGGATGCGATTTCTCCTCCGGTTGAACCAAAGGTGGATTACGACGATCAGGGAATACCGAAGCGTGTTTGGATTTCCGCTAAGGACGGGTTGGGGATTGATGCTCTGATGGACTCGGTTGCTTCTTTTTTTAAAGGTCGTTTTCACCGTGTTGAGTTGTGTCTGGATGTGAATGCCGGAAAAAGGCGTGCCGAGCTTTATCAGCTTGGAACCATTCATCACGAATCTTTCGACGAGAGCGGAAACAGCCTGTTTGAAATGACACTGACCGAACAGGAATGGGGTCAGGTTCGTTGTTGGCCGGAGATTATCGAAAGTCGTGAAATCCGTTCGTAGATCGCGTCGGGTGATTAATAAGAGTTAAAGGCCGATAAAGTTGTTTAATAGATGACATTTGTTCTCATTATCTCTACAATATCGGGAATCCTGTCTGCCGAGAAGGCGGACCTAAATTTGATGCCAATTCATGGAGAGGTTTAATGGCTTGGAACGAACCAGGTAAACCGGGACAAGATCCTTGGGGTAACTCGGGTAACAATGGCGGTGGGAATTCGCCTAAAAAACCGAATAAAAACGATGACTTGGACGCAATTGTGAAGAAAGTTCAAGATCTTTTCGGAGGCCAGAATAACGGTGGTGGTTTCAGCGGTATCGGCGGTGGGCTGATTCTCGGTGTTGCCGTCATTGTGTGGCTGTTGTCCGGTATTTATATTGTCGATCCGGCCGAGCGTGGCGTCGTTACCCGTTTTGGTGCCTTCGTCGAAGAGACCAAAGCCGGGCCGCACTGGCACATGCCTTTCCCGATCGAAAGCGTGAAGGTGGTCAATGTCGACCAGATCCGTACGGCGGAAATCGGGTACCGTTCCGATAGTCGGAATCGTTCCGGAAATGTTCCGAGCGAATCTCTGATG
Proteins encoded in this region:
- the hfq gene encoding RNA chaperone Hfq — protein: MAKALPIQDPYLNALRKERISVSIYLVNGVKLQGKVDSFDQFVVLLRSNVTQMVYKHAISTIVPMRDPKPYEHGSDERSSSDQDA
- the mutL gene encoding DNA mismatch repair endonuclease MutL, giving the protein MRQKIEQLSSYLADQIAAGEVVERPASVVKELLENALDSGATQIEIEIEEGGTKSIRISDNGSGIPKEELLLAVSRHATSKLKTLDDLAAVSTLGFRGEALASISSVSRFRIRSRTEDDTAAWSLHSEGEGRWGELQPSAGRVGTEVEVRDLFFNTPARKKFLRAARTEFSHIDQLVKRVMLSRSDVAFKFVHNQKTVRQVHAVENDEGALQRLATLMGGDFARQSLSIEFENADIRLRGWAGLPTFNRSQADMQYLFVNGRIVRDRLLSYAVKQAYADVLYHGRQPAYVLFVEIPFDLVDVNVHPAKYEVRFANGSWVYDFLRRSVRDSVSRPLAAPSGSGGQMPVANPAVETAKAGSENSEFLKNHVQVDSYGAYGFQKPLELNRRGSYSSELQAALTAMPTGASVAEPRLDYEPDGEMPPLGFAKAQLHGVFILAENARGVVLVDMHAAHERVVYERLKVQWQAARLVSQPLLVPMSMALEASQLSVWRLHADLFARLGFGLEELGPEQLRITEVPALLSKSDVVNLLHDMIADLSAMGNSDQVERKINAILSTMACHGSVRANRKLTVEEMNALLREMEVTLSSDQCNHGRPTWVQLDMAQLDGLFMRGQ
- the hflX gene encoding ribosome rescue GTPase HflX, which translates into the protein MELFDRLERRELERAVLVHVDFHNEADREELDEFYELVDSAGAEICTLISTKRNTPDPKFFIGKGKAEEVQHAVELFEADVVIVNHALTPAQERNLSSFLDCQVLDRVGLILDIFAQRARSHEGKLQVELAQLKRMSTRLVKGWSHLDRQGGIGARGPGETQLETDRRLIQGRIKQLEARIEKVRKQRALGRRSRTKSELPTITIVGYTNAGKSTLFNQMTTAGVYAEDRLFATLDSTLRRVHLPGAGPVIFADTVGFIRHIPHDLVTAFRSTLEETREASLLIHLVDASDVHREEKMRDVFEVIDEVGASEVPQLLVFNKVDAISPPVEPKVDYDDQGIPKRVWISAKDGLGIDALMDSVASFFKGRFHRVELCLDVNAGKRRAELYQLGTIHHESFDESGNSLFEMTLTEQEWGQVRCWPEIIESREIRS
- the miaA gene encoding tRNA (adenosine(37)-N6)-dimethylallyltransferase MiaA, encoding MTENYLKSVDELIRRKTCLAIMGPTASGKSGLSMLLAKALPIEIISVDSALVYRGMNVGTAKPSSAEMQAVPHHLIDTHGVDQSYSASEFVEDAYRLVEEIFARNRLPVFVGGTMMYFNALQKGMSDLPSADEAVREKLLQQWQAEPQSMHERLCEVDPQAAERIHPNDPQRLIRALEVFEVTGTPLSEFQAQPKNALKAFKLIKVGLIPEDRARLHAQIEERFMQMLEDGFLQEVKGLYERGDLNVEMTSIRSVGYRQAWLFLQGEYDYETFVHKAVVATRQLAKRQLTWLRKESDMLVLDPFQITVEQRLQAVLKTLEDEASSEILDEPKKAFIHGIESG